From one Agathobaculum sp. NTUH-O15-33 genomic stretch:
- a CDS encoding InlB B-repeat-containing protein, whose translation MSFTIAVDPQYSQSTLTVEANGEVLDPVAGTYTVASVSKNVSITVSGLQLNRYEVSYDDGVGYTISPKDSKTVIYNGSHTFVLTLTPEYEGAVPVVRSNRGSVLTAGQINGREYTYTISNVMENQSIMVEPLVVEHYSVALPSGEGYSLVPVGSTTVRRGGSFSFTVSLSSDIDASAMVVTALGDSGSRKILTGIGTTYTIENITEDQIVLVTGLRKPSYQVNVIEGVGFTAAPQSGNVQYGGSFDFTITLDETYRGAEPVVRANYTQVLEPTAKHDFVYSYTLSPVTDNTDINVSGLSKQQYLIKWVVEGKETSEMIEHGVTPKFSTIPEKSPTLEYGYAFKGWRDEGGTVYTGGLPKVTGEATYTAVFETTKRTYEIVWTSAGAVHREALPYGAAATFDGIDEYTTREYDHYSEYVFSGWSDGKKTYAPGTALPLVTGPATYTAQFTPSQRTFALHVRFVNANDGKKLSETRDTIAYNTRYVISAPSYEGLSPSQTVASGIMPAHDLSLTIYYYKSTDTPYTVVHEQQGLDGVYKAVDTETLRGVAGQNTRAFARSYDGFTRGSVPVEKIAEDGSTALTIRYERSRYELRWDPNGGYFDDTDLSTTAKIEIYQYGETITVPKVKHTSEAANSYTFAGWDGTVPETMPAFNTGFTAYWTPSARMYTVTVNFVDKSGAAIAGVQPVSGKFAAGSDYYLSGFPTVDGKQPSQTSASGVMPAANVAVTVAYYDAADASGYTVEHYLADATGAYSAAPYETEQRTGYTGQVTSETGKNYDGYAPDHVDQATVTADGKAVVKAYYARRYYTVTWDAGGGTFPGGAANQLMSVRYGAAVSAPSSPTKAADANYTYTFSGWYPSVAGEMPSYDVTYTAQYIRTPRTYTLTVQYLYADGTQAKEAVVKENMSVGESYRIASPEVSGYVANRTVVTGVMPASDTTETVTYVSTSGVEYTVKHVREAVGGDIEETEVLRGTTGAQTSALPRSYDGYTAQKVQQTTIRADGKAAVEIRYTRNSYQVVWNGNGGTIGGQKTVTRTVKYGETLTPPSTPVKNGDAQFGYAFAGWEPSVPQTMPAGDQTFFATWSAVQNQYTLTVHYKKADGGEAAPSKSEVYTVGQNYTVSSPAVEGMTPNLETVTGIMPAADTEITVTYYPNNATRYTVKHLQKDAAGEGYTLAETEYLRGTAGEQTKAAAKTYAGFKKPSSVTQQTISSETETVVEIQYERESYTVTWNAGDGQFDGNAATKISTVKYGAAITGAPTPTKAADDLFTYRFTGWSPSVADTMPAWDVAYTAQYERTAKPYTLTVLYRFADGTTAHEPHTEQVSTGGSYNVESPSIEGYAPNQSVVTGTMPAKDTEILVTYVSTKGVTYKVQHLLEQEDGTYGPIKDEQVQRGQPGAQTAAVPKIYEGYTAGTPEQQTLLANGNTTVQIKYARNGYQVTWNAAGGKVNGEDRWTQTVKYGASITKPADPTRTSDAGYAYTFGGWDAEIPETMPAGDLSFTAKWNTNRQTYRLTVRYQYENGTEAHASQDYQFIVGEGYEIKDIPAVEGYRPNVTSVKGTMPAKDETVTVVYYPETGTQYTVKHLLQPVSGEAYELADTETLRGETGKESKAAARSYPGFTAQRVVQKPIAADGSTLVEVRYTRNEYTVTWNAGEGAFSGGEKSKTATYRYGAAIDRPANLTRPADANFDYVFTGWTPRVPETMPPQNVTYTAQYGRAAQSYQLTVTYKMGDGTAAPEAHQETVTAGRTYRVVSPKVEGYTPSIAIVTGTMPSHDTEVLVTYYSNQGVQYKVVHKLQNLNGTAYEQADFELLYGQTGTQTRAEPRVYTGFTPQAIEQQTVNADGGTVVEILYTRNSYKVTWNGAGGTVNGEDETIQSVKYGAALSAPNRPTKLSDVNYDYTFSKWDKAIPSEMPANDLYFIAQWDTDERSYEVTVSYRNKDGSEAFEDISDVYAIGKDYAIYTPEKEGYFPSLETVTGTMPANDLAFTVTYFPNTDAKYIVKHVLEPLPDMPMLLVVDDTDGIVYVEETMGGTVDEETQARPMPIPGFTAETYTQETIGGDTVVTIRYKRNEYDVVWDGNGGKWGEDETQTTTLLYGQRIAEPEEPTREADATSGYTFLSWGAKLPETMPAENLTYVARWSTAARDYTYTVKFVCEDGATAPEPITGTLAAGSAYTFTDFPALDGYVAIPNSLTGIMPASDLTLTVTYYPSAMGVPYKVEQYMEQADGSYKAEKTEERIGIAGQMTAETAEELAHYTARPVEQQKILGSGETVVKIYYERKGYTITFDGNGGAMEGAASVRGKWGAAVTAPTATREGYTFEGWQPAFSGTIPQADATYTAQWKAETTDDGGGGSGGGGSGGGGGGGGATGPAEPDKPGTDDAGVTPCDGGESCPTKGTFLDNPYGSWYHDYVDYVFANGLMKGVSSDRFAPDETLTRGMLVTILYRMAGSPAVSGASPFADVAEGKWYTDAILWATQTSVVNGYGNNQFGVEDAITREQMAAILQRFAKSTGVPTQGAADLSAFADGGAVSPWAVEAVSWAVNCGLITGTGADTLEPAGSATRAQVAAILSRFCTYVNQSKA comes from the coding sequence TTGAGCTTTACCATCGCGGTCGACCCGCAATACAGCCAGTCCACGCTTACGGTAGAGGCAAACGGCGAGGTGCTGGATCCGGTCGCCGGTACATATACCGTTGCGTCGGTATCGAAGAATGTGAGTATAACCGTATCAGGCTTGCAGCTTAACCGGTACGAGGTATCGTACGACGATGGCGTGGGCTATACGATCTCGCCGAAGGATAGCAAGACCGTGATATACAACGGCAGCCATACCTTTGTGCTGACACTGACCCCGGAATACGAGGGCGCGGTTCCCGTTGTACGAAGCAACAGGGGTTCGGTGCTGACCGCGGGGCAGATCAACGGGAGGGAGTATACCTATACGATCTCCAACGTAATGGAAAATCAATCCATCATGGTGGAACCGTTGGTGGTGGAGCATTACAGTGTTGCGCTGCCATCGGGCGAGGGGTATTCGCTGGTGCCGGTCGGCAGTACTACCGTGCGTCGGGGCGGCAGCTTTAGCTTTACCGTAAGCTTGTCAAGCGATATCGACGCATCCGCCATGGTGGTAACGGCGCTGGGGGATTCCGGAAGCAGAAAAATACTCACGGGAATCGGCACTACCTATACCATAGAGAATATTACGGAAGATCAGATCGTGCTTGTTACGGGGCTGCGTAAGCCCAGCTATCAGGTGAATGTGATCGAGGGCGTTGGCTTTACCGCCGCCCCGCAAAGCGGAAACGTGCAGTACGGCGGTTCGTTTGATTTCACCATCACGCTGGATGAGACCTATCGAGGGGCAGAGCCGGTTGTAAGGGCAAATTATACGCAGGTTTTGGAACCGACAGCGAAGCATGATTTCGTATATTCCTACACGCTGTCGCCGGTAACGGACAATACGGATATTAACGTTTCGGGTCTGTCCAAGCAGCAATACCTGATTAAGTGGGTGGTTGAGGGCAAAGAGACTTCGGAGATGATTGAGCACGGCGTAACACCAAAGTTTAGCACAATTCCGGAAAAAAGCCCCACACTGGAGTACGGCTATGCGTTCAAGGGCTGGCGGGACGAAGGCGGAACGGTGTATACCGGCGGGCTGCCCAAGGTGACTGGCGAAGCCACCTATACCGCGGTATTTGAAACGACGAAGCGCACGTATGAGATCGTATGGACCTCGGCGGGCGCGGTACACCGCGAAGCGTTGCCCTACGGCGCCGCCGCTACTTTTGACGGGATAGACGAGTACACCACGCGGGAATATGACCACTACAGCGAATATGTCTTCAGCGGTTGGAGCGATGGCAAGAAAACATACGCGCCGGGCACGGCGCTGCCGCTTGTCACCGGACCGGCTACCTATACCGCGCAGTTTACGCCGTCACAACGCACCTTTGCGCTGCATGTACGCTTTGTAAACGCGAATGATGGGAAAAAGCTTTCCGAAACGAGGGATACAATAGCGTATAACACGCGCTATGTAATTTCCGCGCCTTCGTATGAAGGGCTTAGCCCGTCGCAGACCGTGGCGAGCGGTATAATGCCCGCGCACGATCTATCGCTCACAATTTATTATTACAAGTCAACGGATACGCCGTATACGGTCGTGCATGAACAACAGGGATTGGACGGAGTCTACAAAGCGGTGGATACCGAAACGCTGCGCGGCGTCGCGGGACAAAATACGCGAGCCTTCGCGCGAAGCTACGATGGTTTCACGCGTGGCAGCGTGCCGGTGGAAAAAATCGCGGAGGACGGCAGCACGGCTTTGACGATTCGGTATGAACGCAGCCGGTATGAACTGAGATGGGACCCCAACGGCGGCTACTTTGACGATACGGATCTATCCACAACGGCAAAGATCGAAATTTACCAATACGGCGAAACAATCACAGTGCCGAAGGTAAAGCATACGTCGGAAGCGGCGAACAGCTACACCTTCGCGGGCTGGGACGGTACGGTGCCTGAAACCATGCCGGCATTCAACACGGGTTTCACGGCGTATTGGACGCCGTCGGCGCGGATGTACACGGTAACAGTGAACTTTGTGGACAAGTCGGGCGCGGCCATAGCGGGTGTGCAGCCGGTAAGCGGTAAGTTTGCCGCGGGGTCGGATTATTATCTGTCCGGGTTCCCGACGGTAGACGGCAAGCAGCCAAGCCAAACGAGCGCTTCCGGCGTGATGCCCGCGGCGAACGTAGCTGTTACAGTAGCGTATTACGACGCGGCGGATGCCTCGGGCTACACGGTGGAGCATTACCTTGCGGACGCAACGGGCGCGTATAGCGCCGCGCCGTACGAAACAGAGCAGCGTACCGGCTACACCGGACAGGTTACGAGCGAGACCGGCAAGAACTACGATGGCTATGCACCGGACCATGTAGATCAGGCCACAGTCACAGCGGATGGGAAGGCGGTCGTCAAGGCGTACTACGCGCGGCGGTATTACACCGTCACATGGGACGCGGGCGGCGGAACCTTCCCGGGCGGCGCGGCAAACCAGCTCATGAGCGTGCGGTATGGGGCGGCGGTGAGCGCGCCCTCTTCGCCCACCAAAGCGGCGGACGCGAACTATACCTATACCTTCAGCGGCTGGTATCCGTCGGTTGCCGGTGAAATGCCGTCGTACGATGTGACCTACACGGCGCAGTACATAAGAACGCCGCGCACGTATACGCTAACGGTGCAATACCTGTACGCGGACGGCACGCAGGCGAAGGAAGCCGTGGTAAAGGAAAACATGTCGGTAGGCGAAAGCTACCGGATCGCGTCGCCTGAGGTAAGCGGGTACGTGGCAAACCGCACGGTGGTAACGGGCGTTATGCCCGCGTCGGATACGACGGAGACGGTCACCTATGTCTCCACAAGCGGCGTGGAGTATACGGTAAAGCATGTGCGGGAGGCCGTGGGCGGCGACATCGAGGAGACCGAGGTGCTGCGCGGAACAACGGGCGCGCAGACGTCGGCCCTGCCGCGCAGCTATGACGGCTATACGGCGCAGAAGGTACAGCAGACCACCATTCGCGCGGACGGAAAGGCAGCGGTGGAGATCCGTTACACGAGAAACAGCTATCAGGTGGTATGGAACGGCAACGGCGGCACGATCGGCGGCCAAAAGACCGTAACGCGGACCGTTAAGTACGGCGAAACGCTTACGCCGCCGTCCACGCCGGTAAAGAACGGAGACGCGCAGTTCGGGTATGCGTTTGCCGGATGGGAGCCGTCGGTACCGCAGACGATGCCCGCGGGGGACCAGACGTTCTTTGCAACGTGGTCCGCGGTGCAGAACCAATACACCCTAACGGTGCACTACAAAAAAGCGGACGGCGGCGAAGCCGCGCCGAGCAAGAGCGAAGTCTATACCGTGGGACAAAACTATACCGTGAGTTCGCCAGCCGTGGAGGGCATGACGCCGAATCTGGAAACCGTTACAGGTATCATGCCCGCGGCGGATACGGAGATCACGGTGACGTACTACCCGAACAACGCCACACGGTACACAGTGAAGCACCTGCAAAAAGACGCGGCAGGCGAAGGCTACACCCTTGCGGAGACGGAATACTTACGCGGTACGGCGGGCGAGCAGACCAAGGCCGCGGCCAAGACGTACGCGGGCTTCAAGAAACCGTCTTCCGTGACGCAGCAGACCATTTCCAGCGAGACGGAAACCGTGGTGGAGATTCAGTACGAGCGCGAAAGCTACACGGTGACATGGAACGCGGGGGACGGCCAGTTCGACGGCAACGCCGCGACGAAAATCAGCACCGTAAAGTACGGCGCGGCAATCACCGGAGCGCCCACCCCAACGAAGGCGGCGGACGATCTGTTCACGTACCGGTTCACCGGCTGGTCGCCTTCGGTGGCGGATACCATGCCCGCGTGGGATGTGGCCTACACGGCGCAGTACGAGCGCACGGCCAAGCCGTATACGCTCACCGTGCTGTACCGCTTCGCGGACGGCACAACGGCGCACGAACCGCATACGGAACAGGTGAGCACGGGCGGCAGCTACAACGTGGAAAGTCCGAGTATCGAGGGCTATGCGCCTAACCAAAGCGTGGTAACCGGCACCATGCCCGCGAAGGATACGGAGATACTCGTTACCTACGTATCCACCAAGGGCGTGACCTACAAGGTGCAGCACCTTCTGGAACAGGAGGACGGGACCTACGGCCCGATCAAGGACGAGCAGGTACAGCGCGGCCAGCCGGGCGCGCAGACGGCGGCGGTGCCCAAAATCTATGAGGGCTACACCGCCGGAACGCCGGAGCAGCAGACGCTTCTGGCGAACGGCAATACCACAGTGCAGATTAAGTACGCGCGGAACGGGTATCAGGTGACGTGGAACGCGGCGGGCGGCAAGGTAAACGGGGAGGACCGATGGACGCAGACCGTGAAGTACGGCGCGTCAATCACCAAGCCCGCGGACCCGACCCGCACAAGCGACGCGGGTTACGCCTACACCTTCGGCGGCTGGGACGCGGAGATACCGGAAACGATGCCCGCGGGCGATCTGTCCTTTACCGCCAAGTGGAACACCAACCGCCAGACCTACCGGCTTACCGTGCGGTATCAGTACGAAAACGGCACGGAAGCCCACGCGTCGCAGGACTACCAGTTTATCGTCGGCGAGGGCTATGAGATCAAGGACATCCCGGCGGTAGAAGGCTACCGCCCGAACGTGACGAGCGTGAAGGGCACGATGCCCGCGAAGGACGAGACGGTGACTGTGGTTTACTACCCGGAGACCGGCACGCAGTACACGGTAAAACACCTGCTCCAGCCGGTAAGCGGCGAAGCCTATGAGCTTGCGGATACCGAAACCCTGCGGGGCGAGACGGGCAAGGAGAGCAAGGCCGCGGCGCGCAGCTATCCGGGCTTTACGGCGCAGCGCGTCGTGCAGAAACCAATCGCGGCAGATGGCAGCACCTTGGTAGAAGTGCGCTACACGCGCAATGAATACACGGTGACGTGGAACGCGGGGGAAGGCGCGTTCTCAGGCGGTGAAAAGAGCAAAACCGCGACCTATCGTTATGGAGCGGCAATAGACCGGCCGGCCAACCTGACGAGACCGGCGGACGCGAACTTTGACTATGTATTCACCGGCTGGACGCCGAGAGTGCCGGAGACCATGCCGCCGCAGAACGTGACGTATACCGCGCAGTATGGCCGCGCGGCGCAAAGCTACCAGCTTACCGTGACCTACAAAATGGGTGACGGAACGGCGGCGCCGGAAGCGCATCAAGAAACGGTAACGGCGGGCCGGACCTACCGTGTGGTATCGCCCAAGGTGGAAGGGTACACGCCGTCCATCGCGATCGTGACCGGCACGATGCCGTCGCACGATACCGAGGTGCTGGTGACGTACTACTCGAACCAAGGGGTGCAGTACAAGGTGGTGCATAAGCTGCAAAACCTGAACGGCACGGCGTATGAGCAAGCGGACTTTGAACTGCTGTACGGCCAAACGGGTACGCAGACGCGGGCCGAACCGCGTGTTTACACAGGCTTTACACCGCAAGCGATAGAGCAGCAGACGGTGAACGCGGACGGCGGCACCGTGGTGGAAATTCTGTACACCCGCAACAGCTACAAGGTAACGTGGAACGGCGCGGGCGGTACGGTGAACGGAGAAGACGAAACGATACAGAGCGTGAAATACGGCGCTGCGCTCTCCGCGCCTAACCGGCCTACTAAGCTAAGCGACGTCAATTATGACTATACGTTCAGCAAATGGGATAAGGCGATTCCGTCGGAGATGCCGGCGAACGACCTGTACTTTATCGCCCAGTGGGACACGGATGAACGGAGCTATGAGGTAACGGTCTCGTACCGAAACAAGGACGGCAGCGAAGCCTTTGAGGATATCTCGGACGTGTACGCCATCGGCAAGGACTACGCGATTTATACGCCGGAGAAGGAAGGATACTTCCCGAGCCTTGAAACGGTAACCGGCACAATGCCGGCGAACGACCTCGCGTTTACCGTGACCTATTTCCCGAACACGGACGCGAAGTACATTGTAAAGCACGTGCTGGAACCGCTGCCGGATATGCCGATGCTTCTGGTCGTGGACGACACGGACGGTATCGTCTATGTGGAAGAGACCATGGGCGGCACGGTAGACGAAGAAACACAGGCAAGGCCCATGCCGATCCCCGGCTTTACGGCGGAAACGTATACGCAGGAGACCATAGGCGGCGATACGGTGGTAACGATCCGGTACAAGCGCAACGAGTATGACGTCGTCTGGGACGGCAACGGCGGCAAGTGGGGAGAGGACGAAACGCAGACCACCACACTGCTGTACGGCCAGCGCATCGCGGAACCGGAAGAACCGACGCGGGAAGCGGACGCGACCAGCGGCTACACGTTCCTGAGCTGGGGCGCGAAGCTGCCGGAGACCATGCCCGCGGAAAACCTGACCTATGTGGCGCGTTGGAGCACAGCGGCGCGGGATTACACGTATACCGTGAAGTTCGTCTGCGAGGACGGAGCGACCGCGCCGGAGCCGATCACCGGCACGCTCGCGGCGGGCAGCGCGTATACGTTCACCGATTTCCCCGCGCTGGACGGCTACGTGGCGATTCCGAACAGCTTAACCGGTATTATGCCGGCGAGCGACCTTACCCTTACGGTGACGTATTACCCCAGCGCCATGGGCGTTCCGTACAAGGTGGAGCAGTACATGGAGCAGGCGGACGGCAGCTACAAGGCGGAAAAGACGGAGGAACGCATTGGCATCGCCGGCCAGATGACCGCCGAAACAGCGGAGGAGCTCGCGCACTACACGGCGAGACCGGTGGAGCAGCAAAAGATCCTCGGCAGCGGCGAAACGGTGGTAAAGATTTATTACGAGCGTAAGGGGTATACGATAACGTTCGATGGGAACGGCGGCGCTATGGAAGGCGCCGCAAGCGTGCGGGGCAAATGGGGCGCGGCCGTAACCGCGCCGACAGCCACGCGCGAAGGGTATACGTTCGAGGGCTGGCAGCCTGCGTTTAGCGGAACAATCCCGCAGGCAGACGCCACTTACACAGCGCAATGGAAGGCCGAAACCACGGACGATGGCGGCGGAGGTTCCGGTGGAGGCGGTTCCGGCGGCGGAGGCGGCGGTGGCGGAGCCACCGGGCCCGCCGAACCGGACAAGCCCGGCACGGACGACGCCGGGGTTACCCCCTGCGACGGCGGCGAGAGCTGCCCGACCAAGGGCACGTTCCTCGACAACCCCTACGGCAGCTGGTACCACGATTATGTGGACTATGTATTTGCAAACGGGCTGATGAAGGGCGTGTCAAGCGACCGGTTCGCGCCGGATGAAACGCTCACGCGCGGCATGCTGGTGACCATCCTGTACCGCATGGCGGGTTCACCGGCGGTGAGCGGCGCGTCGCCCTTCGCCGATGTGGCGGAAGGCAAGTGGTATACGGACGCTATCCTCTGGGCCACGCAGACCAGCGTGGTAAACGGCTACGGCAATAACCAATTCGGCGTGGAGGATGCGATTACCCGTGAGCAGATGGCGGCGATCCTACAGCGGTTTGCTAAGAGCACCGGGGTACCGACGCAGGGCGCGGCCGACCTTTCCGCCTTTGCGGATGGCGGCGCGGTATCCCCATGGGCGGTGGAAGCCGTCTCTTGGGCGGTGAACTGCGGCCTGATCACGGGCACGGGCGCGGATACGCTGGAACCCGCGGGCAGCGCGACCCGCGCGCAGGTGGCGGCCATCCTATCCCGTTTCTGTACCTATGTGAACCAAAGCAAGGCCTGA